CTAAATAATACTTGTAATAAACATAAAAGGGGGCTTCACATCACCTTGGCTTGATAGTTACAGTCGTCAAGCTTCACTTCCTGTGCTTTTGTAGTTTTGCGGTCACCTAACTTTTCTTTTACTGACTTTTTTCCGTTTCCTAAATTTCTTTATCCAGTTTTGCACCTTTATAGCTTTATATAAAGCTCGGGTGAGTGGGGAGCCAAGGTTTATGCTCTGAGAAAAGACCAGAGGCCCGTAGGCTCACCAGTCACACAGATTTCTATCCTTGTTGAGCCTTGCTCAGCAACGCTCGTGCCATATGGCTCTGGACTCTGGTCCTACAAGCCAATATCCTAAAGCTTAAACCTTATCAACTTATCTCATTTGACACTAGAAGCAACTTGTGTAAAAAGCAGACCAGAACCTGCAACTCCTGCGAGCCTAGTCTTAAAATCATGCACTTGCACTAAGGACTAGAACAGGATATGAACTTTATCACTCTGGGAATTGTGGGCTGTCCATGGTCAGTAACTGCAACAGGTTGAGTGGAGATCCACATTTGAGTGTGAGACAAAGATGCATTAAGCAATCAAGCCAGAAACGGGGCTAAAAGGAAGTTAtatcaaaagcaaaacaaatattctAATGTTCAATTGTCATAATGCATGCATATTTACAATCAGATATGAATACGTACCACATTATTAAAGCATTGAACAACAAAGGACGACAATCTATCGTGTTGGTTCGTTTACGAATCCTATAAAGGCAGTAGATGAGCAATGGGATTGAACATAAGCGTGAAGAAAAGAACAGTGACTTTGCCTCTTGGATGCCAAGCTCTCCATTCTTCAGACAATGAAAACCTTCATTTCCACCCACGTTATCAGAACCTCTACACTCGGAACCTGCACTGCATACTTACATTCTGTCAATGGGTTCTGTCCGGTCTTGCACCGCCAAACGCTCTGACACATCAGCCAGTGACTTCAGGTTGCACTTGATCAGGGCCTCAACAAAGTAACATGTTTCATCCTTGGTATTTCCATCAGGCACATCCACAACAAATGACTCGATCACCAATGTACCAGGTCTCCCATCAATGACCTCTGGATGAACAGTAACAGTGGACGAATAGTTCTGTAAAATAGCATATTATATAGTTAGTTATTAAGCAAAACTCAACATAGCAGTTGTGCTCCATTGTTGCCTCCTAAGAATAAAATCTTCTGTGATGAGAAGCCAGCATACAAACTATGTATCATACAAATTGAACAAACTAGTATCTAACAAAAATCAATGACTGTCAATCAATCGAATTGTATATAAATCTTGTTTACAATGACATCAGATTTTAGAAGCTTTTGAATTCTCATATAGTAACATCTTAACCTCAAAAATTCGAGCAGAGAGCTCCAATGGCACAATAAAATCAGATTCTAACATAAAGTCAATTAACCCAAATTACTCGAAGAAATATATCCAGCCAGATTGTGatgcaagttttaaattttaatttgtcattTGGCAAACTACGCTATAGAAAATAGCTCTACATTTCAGAGCAAAAACTGCATCAGCATATACAAAGACCGTATTAGGACATTTTAGGCAAAATTGCATTAACATCAAGGTAGACCAATCACATCAGCATAAAAAATGTTTCTGTCATGCTACCCAAATTCTAACATTGCAGACAAGCTTAGATGCCCAAAGTTCACATCCTAACAACCAGTCTAATCTCATCAGATTCATCTGGGATTTAGACAGCCACCAAAACACATGTGATTACCTCAATAACCAAACCTTTCATGactaaaaatttcttaaaacaatCCAACTCATGATTATGCAAAACAGTTAAATGAACATAGAAAAATGTACCTTAAGTCTATGATCTCCACCAACAATCTTCATACTAAAAATGTGCTCCTCATCATCTAATAGCTCCAATCGTTCAGTACTAGTCGTAGCTGGAAGTCCGGACTTAACATTCACCTCTCTAACACTTCCAATCTGAAGGTCTCCCTGCACAACACACCTGCTTACAAATGGCTTATACTTCTGTGGTTGATCAAATCTCCTCACCAGAGACCACACCTGATCATGCAAACACCACTAATCATTGACACAAGCATAAAAGagcatcaaaatcaaatcatttcCATATTCTTCACAACAAtcaaaaatttgaaactatatataaaaggcAGTAATGCCGTTTCTACCCACCATTACACAcgatttaactttttaaacaatCACAGCAAAAAGTGTAAATATTCTTTCTAGCTTCGGAAGAAATACATTAAACGCCCAATTCTGCATATTTTAGCACAAATCTTGAGcctttaaagtaaataaaaatgcaGACAAGTAATGACCCCATTCTTATGGATCCATAAACTCAACCAATTTCAATCGTAGCTGCaaattttgacaatatatcaCTTCAAAATACTTGCtacagtttttttgttttttgttttttaagaaaaaacaaaaccatttaTCTTCAACCAAAAATTCTTCGAAATATGCCCAAAAACTAAAACCACAGATAAACCCAACGAACAATAAAATCAACCTTAAATGCTCTcggatctaaaaaaaatatgcatctCTCTTGTAACTAAACATTAACTTTAatctaagagaaaaaaaacaaagagagagagagaaacgaGAGAGGAATTGGTGTTTACAAGAGGAACAGGAGCCTTGATGTGCTTGACAAGAGAAGAACTACACTGATGTTCTTTAACATCATGTTTATGGTGTCGTTTTATGAACTCATCTTCCATCTTTCCACTCGCAATCGTCACATAATCATTTGTCACCATCTTTAAAGGTCAAGAGATCGCTACAGCCGCAACCGgtggtgggggtgggggtgggggttTCAGTAGACGTAAGGGAGGACTAAACGCACCGCCATTGGCAGCTCCACCAATAGCGAAAGGTTCCGAGCTTCTTCTCATCTCATCGTTTGCTActacttgattattattattattaattatttttgaagaaattaaataaataataaataggcAAGTTgcctattttttttgtgttgttttgttctttattcATACTTTCCATGGTATTGGTCGTGATGGAGACAAATAACGGGTGAATACGTTTTACTCTCTTCGTTTTGAATATgttacaatttagtccttataaAGCCTACTGCTCTGCAATCAAGTGATTTTCCCAATCAATTTCATACATTCAGAATGACTGTGTTGGCCATTCATGTCGAGAgcttaagaattaaaaaaattgataaaatattatttattcacGGTTACAATAATTTATTCCTTTCTTCAATATCCCATCCACTTcctatatttattgaaatatggatcctttttattcatattttcgAGACCAGGAAAggattaaaacaaatatcattattCTAAGAGGATCTAAGAGTCTGGAGAGTCAAGAATAGAGGACTGGATAAAATCAAGAGTTTCAGATCTCAGATGTCGCAACTTGCAGCCTTTTATCCTCGAAGAATATTCCTTCGGTGGCTTTGCTAAAGagcaaataattttaatttgtttctcaaCATGCTCTTAAGCGCTCAAATAGTTGTTGGGGAAGGAAAGAGCTTTCTCGCATGCGGAAACAAAGAGGggaaaagaagcaaaaatcCGTGTCAATCAGTTCTTACAGCTTGGTAGAGTAGagatcgtcgtcgtcgtcgtcgtcgtcttcTTTGGCTAGAAAACACTGTCTT
This region of Populus alba chromosome 3, ASM523922v2, whole genome shotgun sequence genomic DNA includes:
- the LOC118034045 gene encoding abscisic acid receptor PYL8-like, which encodes MVTNDYVTIASGKMEDEFIKRHHKHDVKEHQCSSSLVKHIKAPVPLVWSLVRRFDQPQKYKPFVSRCVVQGDLQIGSVREVNVKSGLPATTSTERLELLDDEEHIFSMKIVGGDHRLKNYSSTVTVHPEVIDGRPGTLVIESFVVDVPDGNTKDETCYFVEALIKCNLKSLADVSERLAVQDRTEPIDRM